One segment of Thermosipho africanus Ob7 DNA contains the following:
- a CDS encoding aminopeptidase, whose amino-acid sequence MSLWKKRNLEEVEKFSKDYRKFIDEAVSERLAVDFFENLLIENGFIPLDKYTGKEEKVFYTNANKSLVAARIINKPEDGFNIVAAHIDAPRIDLKPNPLYEDEGFALMKTHYYGGVKLYQWLNIPLALVGVVYKDDGTKLNIKIGFDENDPVFVIADLLPHLDRKDEKIGEKFQGEKMNLIVGSIPLDGEEKEAVKKNVLKILKDLYNIEEEDFVSADIELVPAFKSREVGFDKSLIAAYGHDDRICAYQAIRALIDAENLEKSAAVILFDREEIGSEGNAGAKARFYKKFFRKILKINGSNDTESSLDELIENSFVVSADVGALINPTYKDVHDKYNAAKVGEGIVLVKYTGSRGKAGASEAHAEVVAHVRKVLNSADIKWQVGTLGKIGIGGGGTVAKFLAEEGFNVIDMGPGLLSMHSPYELVSKVDLYETYLAYKELISKR is encoded by the coding sequence ATGAGCTTATGGAAGAAACGTAATTTAGAAGAAGTTGAAAAATTTAGTAAAGATTATAGAAAATTTATTGATGAAGCAGTCAGTGAAAGGCTAGCTGTTGATTTTTTTGAAAATCTTCTTATTGAAAATGGTTTTATACCATTAGATAAATATACAGGAAAAGAAGAAAAGGTTTTTTATACGAATGCAAATAAGTCTTTGGTTGCTGCAAGAATTATAAACAAGCCAGAGGATGGATTTAATATAGTTGCTGCTCACATTGATGCACCAAGGATTGACTTAAAACCTAATCCTTTGTACGAAGATGAGGGTTTTGCGCTTATGAAAACTCATTATTATGGAGGAGTAAAACTTTATCAATGGTTGAATATACCGCTAGCACTTGTTGGAGTTGTATACAAAGATGATGGAACAAAATTGAATATAAAAATTGGTTTTGATGAAAATGATCCAGTTTTTGTAATAGCTGATTTGTTGCCACATCTTGATAGAAAAGATGAAAAAATTGGCGAAAAATTTCAAGGTGAGAAGATGAACCTTATAGTTGGTTCTATCCCATTAGATGGTGAAGAAAAAGAGGCGGTAAAAAAGAATGTTTTAAAAATTTTGAAAGATTTGTATAATATTGAGGAAGAAGACTTTGTGAGTGCTGATATTGAGTTAGTTCCTGCATTTAAATCAAGAGAAGTTGGATTTGATAAAAGCTTGATAGCAGCTTATGGCCATGATGATAGAATTTGCGCTTATCAAGCAATTAGAGCATTGATAGATGCAGAAAATTTGGAAAAATCAGCTGCTGTCATATTATTTGATAGGGAAGAAATTGGAAGTGAAGGAAATGCAGGTGCAAAAGCTAGATTTTATAAGAAATTTTTTAGAAAAATTTTAAAAATAAATGGTTCTAATGATACAGAATCATCCCTAGATGAATTAATAGAAAATTCTTTTGTAGTATCAGCTGATGTTGGAGCTTTAATAAATCCAACTTATAAAGATGTTCATGATAAATATAATGCTGCAAAAGTCGGAGAAGGAATTGTACTTGTAAAATATACTGGTTCTAGAGGAAAAGCAGGTGCTAGCGAAGCACATGCTGAAGTTGTAGCTCATGTAAGGAAAGTTTTAAATTCTGCAGATATAAAATGGCAAGTTGGAACTCTTGGAAAGATAGGAATTGGTGGTGGCGGAACAGTTGCAAAATTTTTAGCTGAAGAAGGATTTAATGTTATTGATATGGGACCTGGTCTTTTGAGTATGCATTCTCCATACGAATTGGTTTCAAAGGTTGATTTATATGAAACATATTTAGCATATAAAGAGTTAATCTCAAAGAGGTGA
- a CDS encoding MarR family winged helix-turn-helix transcriptional regulator, with the protein MSTSIESLLREICFRVKVKGREVLKEFPITPAQFDLMQKLYFNGEQTMTDLSKILGIAKSTTTGLVSRLEIDGFVERKRREKDKRVITVKLTKKGEEVIDKVILKRIEFVEEALKDFDESSKEKLKELLSLFNESLKKYR; encoded by the coding sequence GTGTCAACAAGCATTGAAAGCCTTTTAAGAGAAATATGCTTTAGAGTAAAGGTAAAAGGAAGGGAAGTTTTAAAAGAATTCCCAATTACGCCTGCTCAGTTTGATTTAATGCAAAAATTGTATTTTAATGGTGAACAGACAATGACCGATTTGAGTAAAATTCTTGGAATTGCAAAAAGTACAACAACGGGTCTTGTTAGTAGGCTTGAAATTGATGGATTTGTTGAGAGAAAAAGAAGGGAAAAAGATAAAAGAGTAATTACTGTAAAGTTAACAAAAAAAGGAGAAGAAGTAATTGATAAAGTAATATTAAAGAGGATAGAGTTTGTTGAAGAAGCTTTAAAAGATTTTGATGAATCATCTAAAGAAAAATTAAAAGAACTCTTAAGTTTATTTAATGAATCACTAAAGAAATATAGGTGA
- a CDS encoding PEGA domain-containing protein, translating into MKKFAVFVMFFVSMFLFANLTIITEPSAMVYWNGALIDVVPLDGVLELENLDYPGTLKIVKPGYAPYETLVSTDTILKVKLSLPSYIEVTSDPENVDVIVNGNFLGTSPDVFEVSSGELLLTFEKEGYISKKFKITLLPSQIKKNSCNFN; encoded by the coding sequence ATGAAAAAATTTGCAGTTTTTGTGATGTTTTTTGTTTCAATGTTTTTATTTGCAAATTTAACTATTATAACTGAGCCTAGTGCAATGGTGTATTGGAATGGAGCCTTGATAGATGTTGTACCATTAGATGGTGTTTTAGAACTTGAAAATCTTGATTATCCAGGTACCTTGAAAATAGTTAAACCTGGTTATGCACCTTATGAAACATTAGTCTCAACTGATACGATATTGAAAGTAAAACTTTCCCTTCCTTCATATATCGAAGTTACGTCTGACCCTGAAAATGTAGATGTTATTGTGAATGGTAATTTTTTAGGAACTTCTCCAGATGTGTTTGAAGTAAGTTCTGGGGAGCTTCTTTTGACATTTGAAAAAGAAGGCTATATTTCAAAAAAATTTAAAATAACGCTTTTGCCATCCCAGATAAAAAAAAATTCATGTAACTTTAACTAA
- a CDS encoding PEGA domain-containing protein: MISNDVIEATIDGKYIKLPTTVEVLPGKHVLKLYGKDYIKTVQEIEVPAVEEYEYNVDETVYVNLYVYGYPENANVILNNISKTSPAIFKVIPGIYDIKIESDGFKTLKEKINVTTSSNTFMYNLSKNLISSVNNSLTVFFDGYISKDNLVPKRLYFTKVVGDNKEWFGFTDGSIEEIPKSFSVIFTKDGYIEYKGVRYNSPVILNVNYDDTVKVVSNGKEESVIVKENKILDDPKSCAVNIYSKQVFDVKINGKFIGRTPIYLLSLPEGGYRMEFLKNGITIYEKNVEIKQGILNEIYGGD, translated from the coding sequence TTGATATCTAATGATGTAATTGAAGCAACTATTGATGGAAAATATATAAAATTACCTACTACAGTTGAAGTGCTACCTGGAAAGCATGTACTAAAATTATATGGAAAAGATTATATTAAAACTGTTCAAGAAATAGAAGTTCCGGCAGTTGAAGAATATGAGTATAATGTCGATGAAACTGTTTATGTGAATTTGTATGTTTATGGTTATCCTGAGAATGCGAATGTGATTTTGAATAATATTTCAAAGACTTCTCCTGCAATTTTTAAGGTTATTCCTGGGATATACGATATAAAAATAGAAAGTGATGGATTTAAGACATTAAAGGAAAAAATTAATGTTACAACTTCTAGTAATACTTTTATGTATAATTTAAGTAAAAATTTAATTTCCTCAGTTAATAATTCTTTAACTGTTTTTTTTGATGGTTATATTTCAAAAGATAACCTAGTTCCTAAAAGATTGTATTTTACAAAAGTAGTTGGTGACAATAAGGAATGGTTTGGTTTTACTGATGGTTCAATTGAAGAAATTCCAAAAAGTTTTAGCGTAATATTTACTAAAGATGGATATATTGAGTATAAAGGTGTAAGATATAATTCTCCGGTGATATTGAATGTAAATTACGATGATACTGTGAAAGTAGTCTCTAATGGGAAAGAAGAATCGGTTATTGTGAAAGAAAATAAAATATTGGATGATCCTAAAAGTTGTGCTGTAAATATTTACTCAAAGCAGGTTTTTGATGTAAAAATTAATGGGAAATTTATAGGACGAACTCCAATATATTTGTTGTCACTTCCTGAAGGTGGATATAGGATGGAATTTTTAAAAAATGGAATTACAATATATGAAAAAAATGTTGAAATAAAACAAGGGATTTTAAATGAAATATATGGAGGGGATTAG
- a CDS encoding S-layer homology domain-containing protein, with product MRKVLSIFLIMFLMMIIFAVETVITDLSPIVPEYSAVKFLVENQIMDLDVNGNFKPSLLITRLDIAKVIYTVIQKYNLSKISDIEKSLANISDEIKIAKGLVSGIDKRLVNLETKQEELTQKIEAFDAFLTQSSETLFANIEKNYVKREDFDSLKAQITLISQVYNSQTKKFEEKINDIEKISEIEKKINIVSNQLEDLKTNFLEEQAKNIAKFSDIEKQLSNIPTNVTNLNVTVAQLSNKVSSIEELYTKLSNIKASDIDKLENLSELEDKVNQMYSILTDLNAFSMDLDSLRKRLEGIDILTVRNVVNKFSILENRYQQIDSRVQYLENSVGKIELLNQKIEELNAKISDIENKKIMLDNLEKISNDVEELNKYKEDSKKALDIMSDKLVETNNNMRTILIVSIVSAAISVISFILTITK from the coding sequence ATGAGAAAAGTGCTAAGTATTTTTCTAATAATGTTTTTAATGATGATTATATTTGCAGTTGAGACAGTTATAACAGATCTTTCTCCGATTGTTCCTGAATATTCAGCAGTAAAATTTTTGGTTGAAAACCAAATAATGGATTTAGATGTAAATGGTAATTTTAAACCATCTCTTTTAATAACTAGATTAGATATTGCAAAAGTTATATATACTGTAATTCAAAAATATAACCTTTCAAAGATTTCAGACATTGAAAAATCTCTTGCTAACATTAGTGACGAAATAAAAATTGCAAAAGGTTTAGTTAGTGGGATTGATAAAAGGTTGGTAAATCTTGAAACAAAGCAAGAAGAATTAACGCAAAAGATTGAAGCTTTTGATGCATTTTTAACTCAGTCATCGGAAACACTTTTTGCAAATATTGAAAAAAATTATGTAAAAAGAGAAGATTTTGATTCTCTTAAAGCACAAATTACTTTGATTTCTCAGGTTTACAATTCTCAGACAAAGAAATTTGAGGAAAAGATAAATGATATTGAGAAAATTTCAGAAATTGAAAAGAAAATAAATATTGTGAGTAATCAACTTGAAGACTTGAAAACAAACTTTTTGGAAGAACAGGCAAAGAATATTGCGAAGTTTTCTGATATTGAAAAACAACTTTCTAATATTCCAACAAATGTTACAAACCTCAATGTTACAGTAGCTCAGCTTTCTAATAAAGTTTCTTCAATAGAAGAACTTTATACTAAACTATCAAATATAAAAGCTTCTGACATTGATAAATTAGAAAACTTGAGTGAATTGGAAGATAAGGTTAATCAAATGTATTCAATTTTGACAGATCTAAATGCATTCTCGATGGATTTAGATTCTTTAAGAAAAAGGCTAGAAGGGATTGATATATTAACGGTCAGAAATGTTGTAAATAAATTTTCAATTTTGGAGAATAGATACCAGCAAATTGATAGTAGAGTACAATACTTGGAAAATAGTGTTGGAAAAATTGAACTTTTGAATCAAAAGATAGAAGAATTAAATGCAAAAATTTCAGATATTGAAAACAAGAAGATTATGTTAGATAATTTAGAAAAAATTTCTAATGATGTTGAAGAGTTAAATAAGTATAAAGAAGATTCAAAAAAAGCACTTGACATTATGAGTGATAAATTAGTGGAAACTAACAATAATATGAGAACCATTTTAATTGTTTCAATTGTTTCAGCGGCAATATCAGTAATTTCATTCATATTGACAATTACTAAATAA
- a CDS encoding DUF342 domain-containing protein produces MIIKVKVPENKMSASIILEKAGDDDKVTPKEIVDALNEAGVKFGIDYDVINRICQNPEFFVPLQVAVGKEPKNGEDGRIEFVNFEKEKESDKKNIDFREFPTHKRIIVRKGQKIATVYEPTEGEDGINVFGEKIAGKVGNKVDIKLGNNVELKDNSIYSKVDGILIVDLNENFIDVGEVLEIKGDVDYSIGNIDFPGEVVITGDVKPGFVVRAKKDIKVEGIIEAATVISLEGNIIVSGIKGRDKGIVKCSEDLNVRFAENANLEAKNLIFKDLLNNCNVKVSESIISENGRGVIVGGEYIAGVKIEAEEIGSEIGIPTRLEVGIPPHLLEERKLLHTQIMLDKQNAEKLMKIVKQYKLLKEKKVDIPNDKKQLFVKATTTLLNIKEQLEKNKKRLDEIEEMINKIKVDAKVVARKIIYPGVEIMLQGLKYYINKPLNKAVLRIENDNIIVGGYKE; encoded by the coding sequence ATGATAATAAAAGTTAAAGTCCCGGAAAATAAAATGAGTGCAAGTATAATACTCGAAAAAGCAGGTGATGATGATAAAGTTACCCCGAAAGAAATAGTCGATGCTTTGAATGAAGCAGGGGTTAAATTTGGTATAGATTATGATGTAATAAATAGAATTTGCCAAAATCCTGAATTTTTTGTACCATTGCAAGTTGCTGTGGGTAAAGAACCAAAAAATGGTGAAGATGGTCGCATTGAGTTTGTAAATTTTGAAAAAGAAAAGGAAAGTGATAAAAAGAATATCGATTTTAGAGAATTCCCTACTCACAAAAGGATAATAGTAAGAAAGGGGCAAAAAATTGCTACAGTTTATGAGCCAACAGAAGGAGAAGATGGAATAAACGTATTTGGTGAAAAAATAGCTGGAAAAGTTGGAAATAAAGTAGATATAAAGTTGGGAAACAACGTTGAGTTAAAGGATAACAGTATATACTCGAAAGTTGATGGAATATTGATAGTTGATCTAAATGAAAACTTTATTGATGTAGGTGAAGTTTTAGAGATAAAAGGGGATGTAGATTATTCGATAGGCAATATTGATTTTCCAGGTGAAGTGGTCATTACAGGTGATGTGAAGCCAGGGTTTGTAGTAAGGGCAAAGAAAGATATAAAGGTTGAAGGAATAATTGAAGCAGCAACTGTAATATCGTTAGAGGGTAATATAATTGTTAGTGGAATTAAAGGAAGAGATAAAGGAATAGTAAAATGTTCTGAAGATTTGAATGTAAGATTTGCCGAAAATGCAAATTTGGAAGCAAAAAATTTGATTTTCAAAGATCTTTTGAATAATTGTAACGTAAAAGTTTCTGAAAGTATTATTTCAGAGAATGGAAGAGGGGTTATTGTCGGGGGAGAATATATAGCAGGAGTAAAAATTGAGGCTGAAGAAATTGGTTCGGAGATAGGAATTCCTACACGTCTTGAAGTTGGTATTCCACCACATTTACTTGAAGAGAGAAAACTTCTTCATACGCAAATAATGCTTGATAAGCAGAATGCTGAGAAATTAATGAAGATAGTTAAACAATATAAACTATTAAAAGAGAAGAAAGTTGATATACCTAATGATAAGAAACAATTGTTTGTTAAAGCAACGACAACTCTTCTTAATATAAAAGAACAACTTGAAAAAAATAAAAAAAGATTGGATGAAATTGAGGAAATGATAAATAAGATTAAAGTTGATGCTAAAGTTGTAGCTCGAAAAATTATTTATCCTGGAGTTGAAATTATGTTGCAAGGGCTTAAGTATTATATAAATAAACCATTAAATAAGGCGGTATTGAGAATTGAGAATGATAACATTATTGTTGGAGGGTATAAAGAATGA